The Mesorhizobium sp. B1-1-8 genome contains a region encoding:
- a CDS encoding peroxiredoxin, with protein MTISVGEKLPDATFKVMTADGAKPITSAEIFAGKKVVLFGVPGAFTPTCSNNHLPGYLENHDAILARGVDTIAVVSVNDVHVMGAWARFTGGEGKILYLADGSGDFAKSVGLDNDLSASGMGLRSKRFSMIVDDGKVVALNVETKPGVDESGAAKILEQL; from the coding sequence ATGACCATTTCGGTTGGCGAAAAACTACCCGACGCGACCTTCAAGGTGATGACCGCCGACGGCGCAAAGCCGATCACCTCGGCCGAAATCTTCGCCGGCAAGAAGGTCGTTCTGTTCGGCGTTCCCGGCGCCTTCACGCCGACCTGCAGCAACAACCACCTGCCGGGCTATCTTGAGAACCATGACGCCATCCTGGCGCGCGGCGTCGACACCATCGCCGTCGTCTCGGTCAACGATGTCCACGTGATGGGCGCCTGGGCGCGCTTCACCGGCGGCGAGGGCAAGATCCTCTATCTGGCCGACGGCAGCGGCGACTTCGCCAAATCGGTCGGGCTCGACAACGACCTTTCGGCAAGCGGCATGGGACTGCGCTCGAAGCGCTTTTCTATGATAGTCGACGACGGCAAGGTCGTGGCGCTCAATGTCGAAACCAAGCCTGGTGTCGACGAGAGCGGCGCGGCCAAGATCCTCGAGCAGCTCTGA
- a CDS encoding M16 family metallopeptidase has product MGVEVSRLSNGLTVATETLPSLESVALGAWVKSGARNERDEEHGMAHLLEHMAFKGTSRRSAFEIASEIENVGGEINAATSVETTSYYARVLSDDVPLAVDILADILQESEFDPEELEREQHVILQEIGAAHDTPDDIVFDRFTETAFRHQTIGRSILGTPDTVKSFTSKQLHDFIERQYGAERMVIVAAGDIKHDNFVREVEKQLGGFRAKANSNIPQYAQYVGGDFREDRDLMDAQIVLGFEGRAYHVRDFYASQVLSMILGGGMSSRLFQEVREKRGLCYSVYAFHWGFSDTGVFGVHAATGQSDIARLVPVIIDELQKAGESILQEELDRARAQYRAGLIMSAESPASRASQIARQLLLFGRPIAKEELMERLAALTVERLTDLSSRLFSTKPTLTAVGPVGTLAPYEAILDSLSGPQTTARKLAV; this is encoded by the coding sequence ATGGGTGTTGAGGTAAGCCGTCTGTCGAACGGCCTGACAGTCGCCACCGAAACCCTTCCAAGCCTCGAATCCGTTGCCCTTGGTGCCTGGGTCAAGTCGGGCGCCCGCAATGAACGCGACGAAGAGCATGGCATGGCCCATCTGCTCGAGCATATGGCGTTCAAGGGCACGAGCCGGCGCAGCGCCTTCGAGATCGCCTCGGAAATCGAGAATGTCGGCGGCGAGATCAACGCCGCCACCAGCGTCGAGACGACGTCCTATTACGCCAGGGTGCTGTCCGACGACGTGCCGCTGGCGGTCGATATCCTCGCCGACATCCTGCAGGAGTCCGAGTTCGACCCGGAAGAGCTGGAGCGCGAGCAGCATGTGATCCTGCAGGAGATCGGCGCTGCGCACGACACGCCCGATGATATCGTCTTCGACCGCTTCACCGAAACCGCCTTCCGCCACCAGACGATCGGCCGCTCCATCCTCGGCACGCCGGACACGGTCAAATCCTTCACCTCAAAACAGCTGCACGATTTCATCGAACGGCAATACGGCGCCGAGCGCATGGTGATCGTGGCGGCCGGCGACATCAAGCACGACAATTTCGTGCGCGAGGTCGAAAAGCAGCTCGGCGGCTTCCGCGCCAAGGCCAACAGCAACATCCCGCAATACGCGCAATATGTCGGCGGCGACTTCCGCGAGGACCGCGACCTGATGGACGCGCAGATCGTGCTCGGCTTCGAAGGCCGCGCCTATCACGTGCGCGACTTCTACGCCTCGCAGGTGCTGTCGATGATCCTTGGCGGCGGCATGTCGTCGAGGCTGTTCCAGGAGGTGCGCGAGAAGCGCGGCCTCTGCTATTCGGTCTATGCCTTCCACTGGGGTTTTTCCGACACCGGCGTTTTCGGCGTGCATGCCGCGACCGGGCAGAGCGATATCGCCAGGCTGGTCCCGGTCATCATCGACGAACTGCAGAAGGCCGGCGAAAGCATCCTGCAAGAAGAGCTCGACCGGGCGCGCGCGCAGTATCGCGCCGGCCTCATCATGTCCGCCGAGAGCCCGGCCAGCCGCGCCTCGCAGATCGCCAGGCAATTGCTTCTGTTCGGCCGGCCGATCGCCAAGGAGGAATTGATGGAGCGGCTGGCGGCGCTGACCGTCGAGCGGCTGACCGATCTGTCGTCACGGCTGTTCTCGACCAAGCCGACGCTCACCGCGGTCGGCCCCGTGGGCACGCTGGCGCCCTACGAGGCAATCCTCGATTCGCTTTCGGGCCCGCAGACGACGGCCCGCAAGCTCGCCGTCTAA
- a CDS encoding DUF2938 domain-containing protein, protein MLDIVWRAVAIGIGATVFMDVWAIFLNKAFGLPRSNWGLVGRWVRHLPEKIFHDDIGKAAPYAHEKALGWAFHYLVGIVYGVILVMLAGAGWLAAPTFLPAFILGIVTVGAGWFLLAPGLGAGWAASKLPNPMLVRALNLISHTVFALGLFSTALVIRQ, encoded by the coding sequence ATGCTCGACATCGTCTGGCGTGCGGTGGCGATCGGCATCGGCGCCACGGTGTTCATGGATGTCTGGGCGATTTTTCTCAACAAGGCATTCGGCCTGCCTCGGTCGAATTGGGGGCTGGTCGGGCGCTGGGTCCGGCACCTGCCGGAGAAGATCTTCCACGATGACATCGGCAAGGCAGCACCCTATGCGCATGAGAAGGCGCTGGGCTGGGCCTTTCACTATCTGGTCGGTATCGTCTACGGCGTGATCCTGGTCATGCTCGCGGGAGCGGGCTGGCTCGCCGCGCCGACCTTCCTGCCGGCCTTCATCCTCGGCATCGTCACCGTCGGCGCCGGCTGGTTCCTGCTGGCGCCGGGCCTGGGCGCCGGCTGGGCGGCATCCAAACTGCCCAACCCGATGCTGGTCCGCGCGCTCAACCTCATCTCGCACACGGTGTTCGCGCTCGGCCTATTCTCGACGGCGCTGGTGATCCGTCAGTAG
- a CDS encoding EAL domain-containing protein, which produces MTNFPRIASLLALLLALIVTFSAAAPALAVEPIKIARDDKALDLSGAVEIYRNQGENFQVSTAPGPDGIVRRIEVEAKDARSTGDWAVFALANTTDQQLDRLIVAPHFRLVNSGIFWPDLGSTRIAAITPSEGFALDRQTSPDADVFRVTLNPGTVITFIAELASPKLPQVYLWDPESYKDSVNSYTLFRGIVIGIAGLLALFLTILFVVKGTSMFPATAALAWAVLAYICVDFGFLNKIIEISPGNEQMWRAGTEVALAGTFVVFLFAYLNLNRWHGHFSYGALVWILGLLLIAGVAIVDPAVAAGIARISFAATALTGLGLIIFLGIRGYDRAIMLVPSWVMVLLWLCGSWMAITGMLDNDIAQPALGGGLILIILLIGFTVMQHAFAGGALHQGLFSDLERQALAVAGSGDTVWDWDVLRDRVVTKPDVSLQLGLAPNSLGGAARNWLPVLHADDRDTFRTTLDVVLEHRRGRVAQNFRLRGADGHYHWFSLRARPVIGSDGEVIRCVGTMVDVTEQKKSEERLLHDAVHDNLTGLPNRELFMNRLEAIISIARTEDKVRPTVFVIDIDRFKQVNDGLGISAGDTILLTIARRLHRLLKPKDSLSRFAGDQFALMLLSEQDPARIAGVADAIKHAINNPITFAKREIVLTASIGLITWTTAQTSAEDMVKDAELAMHQAKRFGGDRIEPFRPAFRTVGTDRLQFESDLRRAIERREFTLAYQPIVRLEDGSVAGFEALLRWDHPRRGMIPPGDFIPVAENCGLIVQLGLFAMQQAAEDLATWQKQIGDAPLSVSVNLSSRQLIRRDLVSDVRSVIARANLKPRCFRLELTESLVMDNPEQTSHVLTKLKQLGIGLSLDDFGTGYSSLSYLTRFPFDTIKIDKSFVDDATPKRAVLLKSMVNMAHELGLSVVAEGISDESDALELRQMGCEYVQSFMFGAPMPGDQVLRTLKEQYPLTQA; this is translated from the coding sequence TTGACGAATTTCCCGCGAATCGCGTCGCTGCTCGCCCTTCTCCTGGCGCTCATCGTCACGTTTTCGGCAGCTGCGCCGGCGCTCGCCGTCGAGCCGATCAAGATCGCCCGCGACGACAAGGCGCTCGACCTCTCGGGCGCCGTCGAGATCTACCGGAACCAGGGCGAGAATTTCCAGGTCTCGACCGCACCTGGCCCCGACGGCATCGTGCGACGCATCGAGGTCGAGGCCAAGGACGCGCGCTCGACCGGCGACTGGGCGGTGTTCGCGCTCGCCAACACCACCGACCAGCAGCTCGACCGGCTGATCGTGGCGCCGCATTTCCGCTTGGTGAATTCCGGCATCTTCTGGCCGGACCTCGGCTCGACCCGCATCGCGGCGATCACGCCCAGCGAGGGCTTCGCGCTCGACCGCCAGACCAGCCCCGACGCAGACGTGTTCCGGGTGACGCTGAACCCCGGCACGGTGATCACCTTCATTGCCGAGCTCGCCTCGCCGAAACTGCCGCAGGTCTATCTGTGGGACCCTGAATCCTACAAGGACTCGGTCAACTCCTACACGCTGTTTCGCGGCATCGTCATCGGCATCGCCGGGCTGCTGGCGCTGTTCCTGACCATCCTGTTCGTGGTCAAGGGAACCTCGATGTTCCCGGCCACAGCCGCGCTCGCCTGGGCGGTGCTGGCCTATATCTGCGTCGATTTCGGCTTCCTCAACAAGATCATCGAGATATCGCCGGGCAATGAGCAGATGTGGCGGGCGGGAACGGAGGTGGCGTTGGCCGGCACCTTCGTGGTGTTCCTGTTCGCCTATCTCAACCTCAACCGCTGGCATGGCCATTTCAGCTACGGCGCGCTGGTCTGGATCCTCGGGCTGCTCTTGATCGCCGGCGTCGCCATCGTCGATCCGGCGGTCGCCGCCGGCATCGCCCGCATCTCCTTTGCCGCCACCGCGCTCACAGGGCTCGGGCTCATCATTTTCCTCGGCATACGCGGCTATGACCGTGCGATCATGCTGGTGCCGAGCTGGGTGATGGTGCTTCTGTGGCTGTGCGGGTCGTGGATGGCGATCACCGGCATGCTCGACAACGACATAGCCCAGCCGGCGCTGGGCGGCGGCCTGATCCTGATCATCCTGCTCATCGGCTTCACCGTCATGCAGCACGCCTTTGCCGGCGGCGCGCTGCATCAGGGCCTGTTCTCCGACCTCGAACGCCAGGCGCTAGCGGTTGCCGGGTCCGGCGACACTGTCTGGGACTGGGACGTGCTGCGCGACCGCGTGGTGACCAAGCCGGATGTGAGCCTGCAGCTTGGCCTTGCCCCCAACAGCCTCGGCGGGGCGGCCCGCAACTGGCTGCCGGTGCTGCATGCCGACGACCGCGACACGTTCCGTACCACGCTCGACGTGGTGCTCGAACACCGCCGCGGCCGCGTGGCGCAGAATTTCCGCCTGCGCGGCGCCGACGGCCACTATCACTGGTTCTCGCTGCGCGCCCGCCCGGTGATCGGATCGGACGGCGAAGTGATCCGCTGCGTCGGCACCATGGTCGATGTCACCGAGCAGAAGAAGTCCGAGGAGAGGCTGCTGCACGACGCCGTGCACGACAATCTCACCGGCCTGCCGAACCGCGAATTGTTCATGAACCGGCTCGAGGCGATCATCTCGATCGCCCGCACCGAAGACAAGGTGCGCCCGACCGTCTTCGTCATCGACATCGACCGCTTCAAGCAGGTCAATGACGGGCTCGGCATCTCGGCCGGCGACACCATTCTCTTGACCATCGCGCGCCGGCTGCACCGGCTGCTGAAGCCCAAGGATTCGCTGTCGCGCTTTGCCGGCGACCAGTTCGCGCTGATGCTCTTGTCGGAGCAGGACCCGGCCCGCATCGCCGGCGTGGCCGACGCCATCAAGCATGCGATCAACAACCCGATCACCTTCGCCAAGCGCGAGATCGTGCTCACCGCCTCGATCGGGCTGATCACCTGGACGACGGCGCAGACCTCGGCCGAAGACATGGTCAAGGATGCCGAGCTTGCCATGCACCAGGCCAAGCGCTTCGGCGGCGACAGGATCGAGCCGTTCCGGCCCGCCTTCCGCACCGTCGGCACCGACCGGCTGCAGTTCGAATCGGACCTGCGCCGCGCCATCGAGCGGCGCGAGTTCACGCTCGCCTACCAGCCGATCGTGCGGCTGGAGGACGGCAGCGTCGCCGGCTTCGAAGCGTTGCTGCGCTGGGACCATCCGCGGCGCGGCATGATCCCGCCCGGGGATTTCATTCCGGTGGCCGAGAATTGCGGGCTGATCGTGCAGCTCGGCCTGTTCGCCATGCAGCAGGCGGCCGAGGATCTGGCGACCTGGCAAAAGCAGATCGGCGACGCGCCGCTGTCGGTCTCGGTCAACCTTTCCAGCCGCCAGCTCATCCGCCGCGACCTGGTCAGCGACGTGCGCTCGGTCATCGCGCGCGCCAATCTGAAGCCGCGCTGCTTCCGGCTCGAGCTCACCGAATCGCTGGTGATGGACAATCCCGAGCAGACCTCGCATGTGCTGACCAAGCTCAAGCAGCTCGGCATCGGGCTGTCGCTCGACGATTTCGGCACCGGCTATTCGTCGCTCTCCTACCTGACGCGCTTCCCCTTCGACACGATCAAGATCGACAAGAGCTTCGTCGACGACGCGACGCCGAAGCGTGCGGTGCTGCTCAAATCCATGGTCAATATGGCGCATGAGCTCGGCCTGTCGGTGGTTGCCGAAGGCATCTCCGACGAGAGCGATGCGCTGGAATTGCGTCAGATGGGCTGCGAATATGTGCAGAGCTTCATGTTCGGCGCGCCGATGCCCGGCGACCAGGTGCTGAGGACGCTGAAGGAGCAGTATCCGCTTACGCAGGCATAA
- a CDS encoding homoserine kinase has product MAVYTDVNENELGAFLKAYPVGELLSYKGIAEGTENSNFLVHASSGSYILTLYEKRVDKADLPFFLGLMGHLARKGISCPLPVTAHDGTVIGTLAGRPAVIITFLEGLSLRRPTAAHCGEVGKALAELHLAGQDFPMKRENSLGIDGWRKLWDASRGRADEVEPGLAAEVDADFLDFERDWPTGLPQGIIHADLFPDNVFFLGEKLSGLIDFYFACDDLYAYDVATCLNAWCFEKDFSFNLTKGTALLAGYQSVRPLEGDEKAALPMLARGSALRFMLTRLYDWLTIPDGGLVMKRDPTEYIRRMRFHRAIKSASEYGLT; this is encoded by the coding sequence ATGGCCGTCTACACCGACGTCAACGAAAACGAGCTCGGCGCGTTCCTGAAGGCCTATCCGGTCGGCGAGCTCTTGTCCTACAAGGGCATCGCCGAAGGCACCGAGAATTCCAACTTCCTGGTCCATGCCTCCAGCGGCTCCTATATCCTGACGCTCTACGAGAAGCGCGTCGACAAGGCGGACTTGCCGTTCTTCCTCGGCCTGATGGGTCATCTCGCCAGAAAGGGCATTTCCTGCCCGCTTCCGGTCACCGCGCATGACGGCACCGTCATCGGCACACTCGCCGGCCGGCCTGCGGTTATCATCACCTTTCTCGAGGGCCTGTCGCTCAGGCGCCCGACGGCGGCGCATTGCGGCGAGGTCGGCAAGGCGCTGGCCGAACTCCATCTGGCCGGCCAGGACTTCCCGATGAAGAGAGAAAATTCACTTGGCATCGATGGCTGGCGCAAACTGTGGGACGCATCGCGCGGCCGCGCCGACGAGGTCGAGCCGGGGTTGGCGGCCGAAGTCGATGCTGACTTCCTCGATTTCGAGCGTGATTGGCCGACAGGCCTGCCGCAAGGCATCATCCATGCCGATCTCTTCCCGGACAATGTCTTCTTCCTTGGCGAGAAGCTGTCGGGCCTGATCGACTTCTATTTCGCCTGCGACGACCTCTATGCCTATGATGTCGCCACCTGCCTCAATGCCTGGTGCTTCGAGAAGGATTTTTCCTTCAACCTCACCAAGGGCACGGCGCTGCTTGCCGGCTACCAGTCCGTGCGGCCGCTCGAAGGCGACGAGAAGGCGGCGCTGCCGATGCTGGCGCGCGGCTCGGCGCTGCGCTTCATGCTGACCAGGCTCTATGACTGGCTGACCATTCCCGACGGCGGCCTGGTCATGAAACGCGATCCGACCGAATATATCCGCAGGATGCGCTTCCACCGGGCGATCAAATCTGCTTCGGAATATGGACTGACATGA
- the thrC gene encoding threonine synthase gives MQYVSTRGDAPALGFADAVLAGLARDGGLYVPREWPQFSAADIRALRGLAYPDLAIRVLTPFLGGEIAGPVFERLVREAYATFRHEAVCPLVQTGPNRFILELFHGPTLAFKDVAMQLLARLMDHVLAERGQRATIVGATSGDTGGAAIDAFAGRDRTDIFVLFPHGRVSPVQQRQMTTSSAANVHALSIEGNFDDCQGLVKDMFNDHGFRDRVSLSGVNSINWARIMAQIVYYFSSALSLGAPDRPVSFTVPTGNFGDIFAGFAAKKMGLPVERLIIATNDNDILARTLASGEYRTKGVFATTSPSMDIQVSSNFERLLFEAAGRDAATVRRYMEGLKQSGAFTIEASEMARIRAEFDAGRASVDEVAATIRSTLAGSNYLLDPHTAAAMHVAAGHVSGTVPMVVLGTAHPAKFPAAVEAASGIAPALPAWLGGLMTAGEKYATLPSELKMVEDYVSRHTRAAR, from the coding sequence ATGCAATATGTGAGTACACGCGGGGATGCGCCCGCGCTTGGATTTGCCGACGCGGTGCTGGCGGGACTGGCGCGCGACGGTGGGCTCTACGTGCCGCGCGAATGGCCGCAATTTTCGGCCGCCGACATCCGCGCCTTGCGGGGCCTCGCCTATCCGGACCTCGCCATCCGCGTGCTGACGCCGTTCCTCGGCGGCGAGATCGCCGGCCCGGTCTTCGAGCGGCTGGTGCGCGAAGCCTATGCCACCTTCCGGCATGAAGCCGTCTGCCCGCTGGTGCAGACCGGCCCCAACAGGTTCATCCTCGAGCTGTTCCATGGCCCGACGCTCGCCTTCAAGGATGTGGCGATGCAGCTGCTGGCGCGGCTGATGGACCATGTGCTTGCCGAACGCGGCCAGCGCGCGACGATCGTCGGCGCCACCTCGGGCGACACCGGCGGTGCGGCAATAGACGCTTTCGCCGGCCGGGATCGCACCGACATTTTCGTGCTGTTCCCGCATGGCCGTGTCTCGCCGGTGCAGCAGCGACAGATGACGACGTCGAGCGCGGCCAATGTCCATGCGCTGTCGATCGAAGGCAATTTCGACGACTGCCAAGGCCTGGTGAAGGACATGTTCAATGACCACGGCTTTCGCGACCGGGTGTCGCTGTCGGGAGTCAATTCGATCAACTGGGCCCGAATCATGGCCCAGATCGTCTATTATTTTTCGTCGGCGCTGTCGCTCGGCGCGCCCGATCGGCCCGTCTCCTTCACCGTGCCGACCGGCAATTTCGGCGACATTTTCGCGGGCTTCGCTGCCAAGAAAATGGGCCTGCCGGTCGAGCGGCTGATCATCGCCACCAACGACAACGACATCCTGGCGCGCACGCTGGCCAGCGGCGAATATCGCACCAAGGGGGTGTTCGCCACCACCTCGCCGTCGATGGACATCCAGGTATCGTCGAACTTCGAGCGCCTGTTGTTCGAGGCGGCTGGCCGCGATGCCGCGACGGTCAGGCGCTATATGGAGGGGCTCAAGCAGTCCGGCGCCTTCACCATAGAGGCCAGCGAAATGGCGCGGATCCGTGCCGAATTCGATGCAGGCCGCGCCAGCGTCGACGAGGTCGCCGCCACCATCCGCTCGACGCTTGCCGGGAGCAACTATCTGCTCGATCCGCACACGGCCGCTGCAATGCATGTGGCGGCTGGCCATGTCTCCGGCACTGTCCCCATGGTGGTGCTTGGCACCGCACATCCGGCCAAATTCCCGGCCGCGGTCGAGGCAGCCAGCGGCATCGCCCCGGCGCTCCCCGCGTGGCTGGGCGGCTTGATGACAGCCGGCGAAAAATACGCGACACTTCCATCCGAGTTGAAAATGGTGGAAGATTACGTGAGCCGCCACACGCGGGCGGCGCGTTAA
- a CDS encoding GNAT family N-acetyltransferase, with the protein MFALPFFRRDLPALKGDKVMLRVPLTNDYREWSAVRGESRAFLEPWEPRWQPDELDRNAWRLRISRYREDYAQGTAIAFFIFEKSSGKLAGGITLGNIRHGVAQSGHVGYWIGERFGGRGLMTEAVKLVSRFAFDTLRLHRIEAACIPDNARSIRVLEKAGFRREGLLRSYLRINGIWQDHYLYARIADDPPGDGTKG; encoded by the coding sequence GTGTTCGCACTCCCTTTCTTTCGCCGCGACCTGCCGGCACTGAAGGGCGACAAGGTCATGCTGCGCGTGCCGTTGACCAACGACTATCGCGAATGGTCGGCGGTGCGCGGCGAAAGCCGCGCATTCCTCGAGCCATGGGAACCGCGCTGGCAGCCGGACGAGCTCGACCGCAATGCCTGGCGGCTGCGCATCAGCCGCTACCGCGAGGACTATGCGCAGGGCACGGCCATCGCCTTTTTCATCTTCGAGAAATCGAGCGGCAAGCTTGCCGGCGGCATCACGCTGGGCAACATCCGCCATGGCGTCGCCCAAAGCGGCCATGTCGGCTACTGGATCGGCGAGCGCTTCGGCGGCCGCGGCCTGATGACCGAAGCGGTCAAGCTGGTGTCGCGCTTTGCCTTCGATACGCTGAGGTTGCACCGGATCGAAGCTGCCTGTATTCCCGACAACGCCCGGTCGATCCGCGTGCTTGAAAAAGCCGGATTCCGGCGCGAAGGACTTTTGCGATCCTATCTCAGGATCAACGGCATCTGGCAGGATCACTATCTCTACGCCCGGATCGCGGACGATCCGCCGGGCGATGGAACGAAGGGCTGA
- a CDS encoding protein-disulfide reductase DsbD domain-containing protein has product MRSLNILALGALLGLGAGMPAEASSSNWYNSEGGKVRLVTSGKPDEQGQIHGVLDIALKPGWKTYWRDPGDAGVPPQLDISASTNIADARLSFPPPRRHDDGYGKWAGYDRPVSLPVTFTLSAPGQPATIDADIFLGICETICIPVQTRLSVDPAADPDNATDTALVKTALATLPAPARSDFGIHVLPGDHETLVVEAYSPGDPNSVDFFVAGERDYMFGAPVRTERDGKIVFTVPILDRPSATPTDGGLYYTLTSAEGSVDGLLPFP; this is encoded by the coding sequence ATGCGAAGCTTGAACATACTGGCGCTAGGCGCACTCCTCGGGTTGGGAGCCGGCATGCCGGCCGAGGCCTCGTCCTCGAATTGGTATAACAGCGAAGGCGGCAAGGTTCGGCTGGTGACCAGCGGCAAGCCGGACGAGCAAGGTCAAATCCACGGGGTGCTCGACATCGCGCTGAAGCCCGGCTGGAAGACCTATTGGCGCGACCCCGGCGATGCCGGCGTGCCGCCACAGCTCGACATCTCGGCCAGCACCAACATCGCCGATGCCCGGCTGTCGTTTCCGCCGCCGCGGCGCCACGATGACGGCTACGGCAAATGGGCCGGCTATGACCGTCCGGTGTCGCTGCCGGTGACCTTCACGCTATCGGCGCCCGGCCAGCCGGCCACCATCGATGCCGACATCTTCCTCGGCATATGCGAGACGATCTGCATCCCGGTGCAGACGCGGCTGAGCGTCGATCCTGCTGCCGATCCGGACAACGCCACGGACACCGCATTGGTCAAGACGGCGCTCGCAACCCTGCCGGCGCCGGCGCGGTCCGATTTCGGCATCCATGTGCTGCCGGGCGACCACGAGACGCTTGTCGTGGAGGCGTACTCGCCAGGCGATCCGAATAGCGTTGATTTCTTCGTGGCCGGCGAGCGCGACTATATGTTCGGCGCGCCGGTGCGCACCGAGCGGGATGGCAAGATAGTATTCACGGTGCCGATCCTCGACCGGCCGTCGGCCACGCCCACGGATGGCGGGCTCTACTATACGCTGACCAGCGCCGAGGGTTCGGTCGACGGACTGCTGCCTTTCCCTTGA
- the rnhA gene encoding ribonuclease HI, which translates to MNKSVEIFTDGACSGNPGPGGWGAVLRYNGATRELSGGEAETTNNRMELLAAITALDALKEPCTVDLYTDSKYVMDGISKWIHGWKKNGWKTADRKPVKNGELWQALDEATRRHKIIWHWVKGHAGHPENERADELARQGMAPFKPVRSVPVTTAPKEGRASARKPAPRRSTQSY; encoded by the coding sequence ATGAACAAGAGCGTCGAAATTTTCACCGATGGCGCCTGCTCGGGCAATCCCGGCCCAGGCGGCTGGGGCGCCGTGCTGCGCTACAACGGCGCCACCAGGGAATTATCGGGCGGCGAGGCCGAGACCACCAACAACCGCATGGAATTGCTCGCCGCCATCACCGCGCTCGATGCGTTGAAGGAACCCTGCACGGTCGACCTTTACACCGACAGCAAATACGTCATGGACGGCATTTCCAAATGGATCCATGGCTGGAAGAAGAACGGCTGGAAGACCGCCGACAGGAAGCCGGTCAAGAACGGCGAACTGTGGCAGGCGCTGGACGAGGCCACCAGGCGCCACAAGATCATCTGGCACTGGGTGAAGGGCCATGCCGGCCATCCCGAGAATGAGCGCGCCGACGAGCTGGCAAGGCAAGGCATGGCACCGTTCAAGCCGGTACGATCCGTGCCGGTCACGACGGCGCCCAAGGAAGGCCGCGCGTCGGCGCGCAAACCGGCGCCCAGGCGTTCGACGCAGAGCTACTGA
- a CDS encoding YqgE/AlgH family protein encodes MDLLRHKKPAAGRGFLDDQFLIAMPGMKDDRFTRSVIYICAHSDEGAMGLIINQTQQMLFPDLLVQLGIMNEQEAIRLPAQTRDFVVRNGGPVDRSRGFVLHSGDYRVESSLNVSDDICLTATVDILRAISTGRGPRHALMALGYAGWGAGQLESEIAENGWLTCAATPELLFDTDIERKYDRILASIGIDLAHLSAAAGHA; translated from the coding sequence ATGGACTTATTGCGCCACAAGAAGCCAGCCGCTGGACGCGGCTTCCTCGACGACCAGTTCCTGATTGCCATGCCCGGCATGAAGGATGATCGCTTCACGCGCTCGGTCATCTACATCTGCGCTCACAGCGACGAGGGCGCGATGGGCCTCATCATCAACCAGACGCAGCAGATGCTGTTTCCTGACCTGCTGGTCCAGCTCGGCATCATGAACGAGCAGGAGGCGATCCGCCTGCCGGCGCAAACCCGCGACTTCGTCGTGCGCAATGGCGGACCCGTGGACCGCAGCCGCGGCTTCGTGCTGCATTCCGGGGACTATCGGGTGGAGTCCTCGCTCAACGTCTCCGACGACATCTGCCTCACCGCCACGGTCGACATATTGCGCGCCATCTCGACCGGCCGCGGCCCCCGCCATGCGCTGATGGCGCTCGGCTATGCCGGCTGGGGCGCCGGCCAGCTCGAAAGCGAGATCGCCGAGAACGGCTGGCTGACCTGCGCGGCCACGCCTGAGCTTTTGTTCGACACCGATATCGAGCGCAAATACGACCGCATCCTGGCCTCGATCGGCATCGACCTCGCTCATTTGAGCGCAGCCGCCGGCCACGCCTGA